A window from Solanum stenotomum isolate F172 chromosome 5, ASM1918654v1, whole genome shotgun sequence encodes these proteins:
- the LOC125864496 gene encoding arginine decarboxylase-like — protein MPALGCCVESAVSPPLGYSFLSTPEIFSFGVPPSTNAVPLTTHWSPELSSDLYRVDGWGAPYFTVNSSGDISVRPHGTDSLPHQEIDLLKVVKKASDPINSGGLGLQLPLVVRFPDVLKNRLESLQSAFDYAVQSEGYEAHYQGVYPVKCNQDRFVVEDIVKFGSGFRFGLEAGSKPELLLAMSSLCKGSSEGLLVCNGFKDAEYISLALVARKLQLNTVIVLEQEEELDLVIDISRKMAVRPVIGLRAKLRTKHSGHFGSTSGEKGKFGLTTTQILRVVRKLEESGMLDCLQLLHFHIGSQIPSTALLADGVGEAAQVYSELVRLGAGMKFIDIGGGLGIDYDGTKSSDSDVSVGYGLQDYASTVVQAVRFVCDRKNVKHPVICSESGRAIVSHHSVLIFEAVSSTTTRSQELSSMSLHSFVEKLNDDARADYRNLSAAAIRGEYDTCMLYADQLKQRCVEQFKDGNLDIEQLAAVDAVCDFVSKAIGASDPVRTYHVNLSVFTSIPDFWAIDQLFPIVPIHKLDERPSARGILSDLTCDSDGKIDKFIGGESSLPLHELGNGNGAPYYLGMFLGGAYEEALGGLHNLFGGPSVLRVSQSDSPHSFAVTYAVPGPSCADVLRAMQHEPELMFETLKHRAEEFIHKEEEEEEEDKEVAFASLASSLNQSFHNMPYLAPHSSCCFSAAANSGGYYYCNDENIVGVGAECAIGEEEFWPYCVA, from the coding sequence ATGCCTGCTCTAGGTTGTTGTGTGGAATCTGCTGTTTCCCCTCCTCTTGGCTATTCCTTCCTTTCCACGCCGGAGATTTTTTCCTTCGGCGTACCTCCGTCGACAAACGCTGTCCCTCTTACCACCCATTGGTCACCGGAGCTCTCATCCGATCTGTATCGGGTCGATGGATGGGGTGCTCCGTATTTCACCGTTAATTCTTCCGGTGATATATCTGTCAGGCCCCATGGTACAGATAGCCTTCCTCACCAGGAAATTGATCTCCTTAAGGTTGTAAAGAAGGCTTCCGACCCGATAAATTCTGGTGGGCTCGGGTTACAGCTTCCACTCGTTGTTCGGTTCCCTGATGTTTTGAAGAACCGATTGGAGTCTCTTCAATCGGCCTTTGATTACGCTGTTCAATCTGAAGGATATGAGGCTCATTACCAAGGTGTTTATCCTGTTAAATGCAATCAGGACCGGTTCGTTGTTGAAGATATTGTCAAATTCGGGTCGGGTTTCCGGTTTGGTCTTGAAGCTGGGTCAAAACCAGAGCTCCTCTTAGCTATGAGCTCTCTATGCAAGGGCAGCTCGGAGGGTCTTCTTGTATGCAACGGATTCAAGGATGCAGAGTACATCTCACTTGCTTTGGTTGCAAGAAAGCTCCAATTGAACACGGTGATTGTGCTTGAACAAGAGGAGGAGCTTGATTTGGTGATTGACATCAGCCGTAAAATGGCGGTCCGGCCTGTGATTGGGCTCCGGGCTAAGCTTAGGACCAAACATTCCGGTCATTTTGGATCCACTTCTGGAGAGAAAGGTAAGTTTGGGCTTACAACAACTCAGATCCTTCGTGTGGTGAGGAAACTCGAAGAATCCGGAATGTTGGATTGTCTTCAGCTGCTGCATTTCCATATTGGATCTCAGATCCCTTCAACGGCGTTGCTTGCTGATGGTGTTGGTGAGGCTGCTCAGGTTTATTCTGAGTTGGTCCGCCTTGGTGCTGGCATGAAATTCATTGATATTGGCGGTGGGCTTGGAATTGACTACGATGGTACCAAATCTTCCGATTCTGATGTTTCCGTCGGATATGGCCTTCAGGATTACGCCTCTACAGTTGTTCAAGCTGTCCGGTTTGTTTGTGACCGGAAGAACGTGAAGCATCCGGTGATCTGCAGCGAAAGTGGCAGAGCAATAGTATCTCATCACTCTGTTCTGATATTTGAAGCTGTGTCTTCAACTACTACACGCTCTCAAGAGTTGTCCTCAATGAGTCTCCACTCCTTCGTGGAGAAACTCAATGATGATGCTCGTGCTGATTACCGGAATCTATCTGCTGCTGCGATTCGCGGAGAGTACGATACCTGTATGCTTTATGCCGATCAGTTGAAACAGAGATGTGTGGAGCAGTTCAAAGATGGTAATTTGGACATCGAACAGCTTGCTGCCGTAGATGCCGTCTGTGACTTTGTATCAAAAGCTATTGGGGCTTCTGACCCTGTTCGCACATATCATGTGAATCTGTCCGTTTTCACTTCAATTCCTGATTTCTGGGCAATCGACCAACTATTCCCGATTGTTCCCATCCACAAGCTAGACGAACGTCCTTCAGCTCGGGGAATTCTATCCGACTTGACATGTGACAGTGATGGAAAGATCGATAAATTCATCGGAGGCGAGTCAAGCTTGCCTCTCCATGAATTGGGAAATGGAAATGGTGCGCCTTATTATCTGGGAATGTTTTTAGGCGGGGCATATGAGGAAGCCCTCGGGGGACTCCATAATCTGTTTGGCGGACCGAGCGTCTTGCGTGTGTCGCAAAGCGACAGCCCTCACAGCTTCGCTGTAACATATGCAGTCCCTGGGCCGTCCTGTGCTGACGTTCTCCGAGCAATGCAGCACGAACCTGAACTCATGTTCGAGACACTCAAGCACCGTGCGGAGGAATTCATacacaaggaagaagaagaagaagaagaagataaggaAGTGGCATTTGCATCATTGGCCAGCAGCCTAAATCAGTCGTTCCACAACATGCCTTATCTTGCGCCACATTCGTCTTGCTGCTTTAGTGCTGCTGCAAACAGCGGTGGGTATTACTATTGCAATGATGAGAATATTGTTGGTGTTGGCGCAGAATGTGCAATAGGGGAGGAAGAGTTTTGGCCATACTGCGTTGCTTAA
- the LOC125864507 gene encoding photosynthetic NDH subunit of lumenal location 1, chloroplastic isoform X2 → MAATSLSLSLGLPSAAANNLNRNGLHNITTCSASENTSPNQQRCLMRRPFLLGAGALSLSLLPATPLLAQGVPENYEIFVDKRDGYSYYYPSDWREFDFRGHDSAFKDRYLQLQNVRLSFIPTDKSDIHDLGPMEEVVPDLVKHVYSAPNQVANIMEMKERTTDGKNYFTFEYVLTSPNFSRAAFATIAIANGRHYTLIVGANERRWRKFRNKLKVVADSFQVLDI, encoded by the exons ATGGCAGCTACTTCACTCTCATTGAGTCTTGGGCTTCCATCAGCAGCAGCCAACAATTTGAATAGGAATGGCTTACACAACATTACCACATGTTCGGCATCAGAAAACACGTCCCCTAATCAACAGA GATGTTTGATGAGAAGGCCATTTCTATTGGGAGCAGGGGCTCTTTCGTTGAGTTTATTACCCGCTACTCCCCTTTTAGCTCAAG GAGTACCGGAGAACTATGAAATCTTTGTTGACAAACGAGATGGCTATTCATATTATTATCCATCAGATTGGAGG GAATTTGATTTCAGAGGTCATGATTCTGCATTTAAAGATAGATATCTACAACTGCAAAATGTGCGACTTAGTTTTATACCAACTGATAAATCAGATATCCATGATTTGGGGCCAATGGAAGAG GTTGTACCCGATCTGGTAAAACATGTTTACTCTGCACCGAATCAGGTGGCAAATATAATGGAAATGAAGGAG AGAACTACGGATGGGAAAAACTATTTCACCTTTGAATATGTGTTGACATCTCCAAATTTTTCGCGGGCAGCATTTGCTACCATAGCAATTGCAAATG GGAGACACTACACACTAATCGTGGGAGCAAATGAAAGGCGATGGCGAAAATTCCGTAACAAACTTAAAGTGGTGGCTGATTCATTTCAGGTGCTGGACATTTAG
- the LOC125864507 gene encoding photosynthetic NDH subunit of lumenal location 1, chloroplastic isoform X1: MAATSLSLSLGLPSAAANNLNRNGLHNITTCSASENTSPNQQRCLMRRPFLLGAGALSLSLLPATPLLAQGVPENYEIFVDKRDGYSYYYPSDWREFDFRGHDSAFKDRYLQLQNVRLSFIPTDKSDIHDLGPMEEVNRGTIHLCRRLFSNRGGEKYKKDMNFLRHTNLFSTFLKVVPDLVKHVYSAPNQVANIMEMKERTTDGKNYFTFEYVLTSPNFSRAAFATIAIANGRHYTLIVGANERRWRKFRNKLKVVADSFQVLDI, encoded by the exons ATGGCAGCTACTTCACTCTCATTGAGTCTTGGGCTTCCATCAGCAGCAGCCAACAATTTGAATAGGAATGGCTTACACAACATTACCACATGTTCGGCATCAGAAAACACGTCCCCTAATCAACAGA GATGTTTGATGAGAAGGCCATTTCTATTGGGAGCAGGGGCTCTTTCGTTGAGTTTATTACCCGCTACTCCCCTTTTAGCTCAAG GAGTACCGGAGAACTATGAAATCTTTGTTGACAAACGAGATGGCTATTCATATTATTATCCATCAGATTGGAGG GAATTTGATTTCAGAGGTCATGATTCTGCATTTAAAGATAGATATCTACAACTGCAAAATGTGCGACTTAGTTTTATACCAACTGATAAATCAGATATCCATGATTTGGGGCCAATGGAAGAGGTAAATCGCGGTACTATTCATCTATGTAGACGTTTATTTAGCAATCGAGGaggagaaaaatataaaaaagacatGAATTTTCTTCGTCATACCAACTTATTTTCTACTTTCCTAAAGGTTGTACCCGATCTGGTAAAACATGTTTACTCTGCACCGAATCAGGTGGCAAATATAATGGAAATGAAGGAG AGAACTACGGATGGGAAAAACTATTTCACCTTTGAATATGTGTTGACATCTCCAAATTTTTCGCGGGCAGCATTTGCTACCATAGCAATTGCAAATG GGAGACACTACACACTAATCGTGGGAGCAAATGAAAGGCGATGGCGAAAATTCCGTAACAAACTTAAAGTGGTGGCTGATTCATTTCAGGTGCTGGACATTTAG
- the LOC125864506 gene encoding uncharacterized protein LOC125864506 produces the protein MAEKMNPKTTVHGVTTNNNLDTRNADRRVWLMKCPTVVSGFFEQHQHSTSGETDLSFNSPRPVAKVTVVVDPLIANDSTQFTMELAGTSSGNMPTHYSMDMSTDFIPMSIFSESGQGRVSVEGKIYHKFDMKPHHENIENYGKLCRERTNKYMTKSRQIQVIDNDNAKHMRPMPGFFATKASGSAAEKKKVLSKGLEMKRTRRDRDEMEEIMFKLFERQSNWTLKQLVHETDQPEQFMKDMLKLLCIYNNKGAHQGTYELKPEYKRTEDKTDS, from the coding sequence ATGGCGGAGAAAATGAACCCTAAAACCACCGTGCACGGTGTTACAACCAACAACAATTTGGATACGAGAAATGCAGACCGACGTGTATGGTTGATGAAATGCCCTACCGTCGTCTCTGGATTCTTCGAACAGCATCAACACTCTACTTCCGGTGAAACTGATCTCTCTTTTAATTCTCCGAGACCTGTTGCCAAAGTCACCGTCGTCGTTGATCCTCTAATCGCCAATGATTCAACTCAATTTACCATGGAATTAGCCGGAACTTCATCTGGAAACATGCCCACTCACTACTCCATGGATATGTCAACAGATTTTATTCcaatgtcgatattttctgaatCAGGTCAAGGAAGGGTTTCGGTCGAAGGAAAGATATATCACAAATTTGATATGAAGCCTCATCATGAAAACATTGAGAATTATGGAAAACTATGTCGTGAGAGGACGAATAAGTACATGACGAAAAGTAGACAAATTCAGGTTATTGATAATGATAATGCTAAACATATGAGGCCTATGCCTGGTTTTTTCGCAACTAAGGCTTCTGGATCTGCTGCAGAGAAGAAGAAGGTGCTTAGTAAAGGATTAGAAATGAAAAGAACAAGGAGGGATCGTGACGAAATGGAAGAAATTATGTTCAAACTGTTTGAGAGGCAATCAAATTGGACGTTGAAACAGCTCGTCCATGAGACGGACCAGCCTGAGcaatttatgaaagatatgCTCAAACTACTCTGCATTTACAATAATAAGGGCGCTCATCAAGGCACTTATGAGCTGAAGCCGGAGTATAAGAGAACAGAAGACAAGACtgattcttga